Proteins from a single region of Salvelinus sp. IW2-2015 linkage group LG4p, ASM291031v2, whole genome shotgun sequence:
- the LOC111957946 gene encoding gap junction delta-2 protein-like, translating into MGDWSILGRFLSEVQNHSTVIGKIWLTMLLIFRILLVTLVGDAVYSDEQSKFTCNTLQPGCNNVCYDTFAPVSHLRFWVFQIVLVSTPSIFYIVYVLHKIAKEXKLEXQKGQVMAERTSNKXFGQLXRXGLENMETGMXTYCPGYSEEWXGXEXEGVEQSLLEEDYGEJGEEPTQLSSQVLLXYILQVLLRSVMEITFLVGQYYLFGFEVPQLYRCETYPCPTRTDCFVSRATEKTIFLNFMFSISVGCFVLNIAELHFLGWVYIFRVLCSACSTCFRPERNPVGLYDHHNPLLLQLKHSLRGRVVLETPTPMAQEKAGGHLLTHAPAISFETDSTVECTSKRTPEERDRVKVKLANMAKMERTKKSWL; encoded by the coding sequence ATGGGAGACTGGTCCATTCTCGGACGCTTCCTGTCCGAGGTGCAGAACCACTCCACAGTGATCGGCAAGATCTGGCTGACCATGCTGCTGATCTTCCGCATCCTGCTGGTGACCCTGGTGGGGGACGCGGTGTACAGCGATGAGCAGTCCAAGTTCACCTGCAACACCCTGCAGCCCGGCTGCAACAACGTCTGCTACGACACCTTCGCCCCCGTCTCACACCTGCGCTTCTGGGTCTTCCAGATCGTCTTGGTCTCCACGCCGTCCATCTTCTACATCGTTTACGTCCTGCACAAGATCGCCAAGGARYAGAAGCTGGAGYTCCAGAAGGGGCAGGTGATGGCTGAGCGGACCTCCAAYAAGMTSTTTGGYCAGCTGGMYAGGYAAGGGCTGGAGAACATGGAGACTGGTATGRCCACCTACTGCCCTGGYTACAGYGAGGAGTGGGMTGGTKAGGAAGSGGAGGGGGTGGAGCAGAGCCTGCTYGAGGAGGACTATGGYGAGMTYGGGGAGGARCCKACTCAGCTSTCCAGCCAGGTGCTGCTKATKTACATCCTGCARGTGCTGCTYCGCTCCGTCATGGAGATCACCTTCCTGGTGGGGCAGTACTACCTGTTTGGCTTCGAGGTGCCTCAACTGTACCGCTGCGAGACCTACCCCTGCCCCACCCGCACAGACTGCTTCGTGTCACGTGCCACTGAGAAGACCATCTTTCTCAACTTCATGTTCAGCATTAGCGTGGGCTGCTTTGTGCTCAACATCGCAGAGCTGCACTTTCTGGGCTGGGTCTACATCTTCCGCGTACTGTGCTCCGCTTGCTCCACCTGCTTCCGCCCTGAGAGGAACCCTGTGGGGCTGTACGACCACCACAACCCTCTGCTGCTGCAGCTCAAACACTCTCTGAGGGGCAGGGTGGTCCTGGAGACTCCCACTCCCATGGCCCAGGAGAAGGCTGGGGGCCACCTGCTCACTCATGCCCCAGCCATCTCCTTTGAGACCGATTCTACTGTGGAGTGCACCTCCAAGAGGACTCCAGAAGAGAGGGACCGGGTTAAGGTTAAACTGGCCAACATGGCCAAGATGGAACGGACTAAGAAGTCTTGGCTGTGA